A stretch of the Salmo salar chromosome ssa20, Ssal_v3.1, whole genome shotgun sequence genome encodes the following:
- the LOC106580575 gene encoding BAG family molecular chaperone regulator 4, which yields MTNDRSAGDAAWVMHHQMQSNPKSAWPSNFNSENNNVNWNNAMDASQYPGYSSNYWYPQTHSTAGHYPNAYPSGSDVQPPYNPQAMQAYPNGHGVYNPGPGQYPANSFHPSNPFYCAEQMSPRQATGQYPSQGCPGPEQSTGGSGQPHTQHQHQHHHYPGPHCQGAPSYPPGSYTHYGEGGPALPANPQYSTGQALHPRPQAEAWAHSGGYGPSHQQWQPGTQPLHSNYGNPVRPQHPPAWPGTGTGAPPPYEAKDQHYPGPHQHQCAPQVGPKPRPAPSPNPTNGKPVDFSSPPQMYNKPGRGGVQEPKPSQGEPPTQPQGPIGPQPLSDNPSLAKVQQVMARVLLLHEDVDEFVGKKSDKSYRYLEELLTKELLVLDSVETQGQEVVRQARKEAVQRIQAILDRLEKKAF from the exons ATGACAAACGACAGAAGTGCTGGGGACGCTGCTTGGGTTATGCATCATCAAATGCAGTCGAATCCCAAATCCGCCTGGCCCTCAAATTTCAACTCGGAAAATAATAACGTGAACTGGAATAACGCTATG GACGCTTCCCAATACCCTGGTTACTCCTCAAACTACTGGTATCCTCAGACACATTCCACAGCAGGGCACTATCCAAATGCCTACCCTTCAGGATCCGATGTGCAGCCACCTTACAACCCACAG gCAATGCAAGCATATCCAAATGGCCACGGCGTCTATAACCCTGGTCCAGGCCAGTATCCGGCAAATTCTTTCCACCCATCCAACCCATTCTACTGTGCAGAGCAGATGTCTCCCAGGCAGGCAACAGGCCAGTACCCTAGCCAGGGCTGCCCAGGACCAGAGCAGAGCACAGGCGGGTCAGGACAACCCCACACCCAGCACCAACATCAGCACCACCACTACCCTGGACCACACTGTCAAGGG GCCCCTAGCTATCCTCCTGGGTCTTACACACACTATGGGGAAGGTGGTCCTGCATTGCCTGCAAACCCCCAATACTCCACTGGACAGGCCCTTCACCCTAGGCCACAGGCTGAGGCTTGGGCCCACTCGGGTGGGTATGGGCCCTCACACCAGCAGTGGCAGCCAGGCACCCAACCTCTACACAGCAACTATGGGAACCCTGTCCGCCCACAACATCCCCCAGCCTGGCCAGGCACTGGCACTGGAGCCCCACCCCCCTATGAAGCCAAG GACCAGCACTACCCAGGACCCCACCAGCACCAGTGTGCCCCACAGGTGGGACCCAAACCCAGACCagccccctcccctaaccccactAATGGCAAGCCCGTCGACTTCAGCTCACCTCCCCAGATGTACAACAAACCAGGACGAGGGGGGGTGCAGGAGCCAAAGCCTTCCCAGGGTGAGCCTCCAACCCAGCCCCAGGGTCCGATCGGGCCCCAGCCCCTGAGCGACAACCCCAGCTTGGCCAAAGTCCAGCAGGTCATGGCCCGGGTGCTTTTGCTCCATGAGGATGTGGATGAATTTGTGGGTAAAAAATCGGACAAGAGTTACCGGTACCTGGAGGAACTGCTGACCAAGGAGCTGCTGGTTCTAGACTCAGTGGAGACTCAGGGACAGGAAGTGGTCAGGCAGGCCCGGAAGGAGGCTGTGCAGAGGATCCAGGCCATACTGGACCGGCTGGAGAAAAAGGCCTTCTGA
- the LOC106580574 gene encoding dual specificity protein phosphatase 26 isoform X2 translates to MSFTSKFPQSWNDRPPPRKVEIDLSSPGLAVFELERLLFTGKAINSHADEVWPRLYIGDQDSGTNVHQLANHHVTHVLNANHSKRRDGAETYLGMNIKYFGIEAHDSCNFDMSVNFQTAADFIHRALSEGGIVLVHCAVGVSRSATLVLAYLMLRQNLTLVDAICAVKENRGVIPNRGFLRQLINLDTKLT, encoded by the exons ATGTCTTTTACCTCCAAATTCCCCCAATCCTGGAACGACAGACCCCCTCCTCGTAAGGTGGAGATTGACCTGAGTTCACCGGGGCTGGCTGTGTTTGAGCTGGAACGACTCCTGTTCACTGGGAAAGCCATCAACAGCCATGCAGACGAAGTGTGGCCCAGACTTTACATTGGAGACCA GGACAGTGGTACGAATGTCCACCAGTTGGCCAACCATCATGTCACCCACGTCTTGAATGCAAACCACAGTAAACGGCGAGACGGTGCGGAGACTTACCTAGGAATGAACATCAAGTACTTTGGCATCGAGGCTCATGACTCCTGTAACTTTGACATGAGTGTCAACTTCCAGACTGCCGCAGACTTCATCCACAGGGCCCTCAGTGAAGGAG gTATAGTGCTGGTGCACTGTGCAGTGGGGGTGAGTCGTTCAGCCACCCTGGTTCTTGCCTACCTGATGCTGAGACAGAACCTGACCCTGGTGGATGCCATCTGCGCCGTGAAGGAAAACCGCGGTGTGATCCCCAACAGAGGCTTCCTCCGACAGCTCATCAACCTGGACACCAAACT gacctga
- the LOC106580574 gene encoding dual specificity protein phosphatase 26 isoform X1 gives MSFTSKFPQSWNDRPPPRKVEIDLSSPGLAVFELERLLFTGKAINSHADEVWPRLYIGDQDSGTNVHQLANHHVTHVLNANHSKRRDGAETYLGMNIKYFGIEAHDSCNFDMSVNFQTAADFIHRALSEGGIVLVHCAVGVSRSATLVLAYLMLRQNLTLVDAICAVKENRGVIPNRGFLRQLINLDTKLYGHLRNTTYT, from the exons ATGTCTTTTACCTCCAAATTCCCCCAATCCTGGAACGACAGACCCCCTCCTCGTAAGGTGGAGATTGACCTGAGTTCACCGGGGCTGGCTGTGTTTGAGCTGGAACGACTCCTGTTCACTGGGAAAGCCATCAACAGCCATGCAGACGAAGTGTGGCCCAGACTTTACATTGGAGACCA GGACAGTGGTACGAATGTCCACCAGTTGGCCAACCATCATGTCACCCACGTCTTGAATGCAAACCACAGTAAACGGCGAGACGGTGCGGAGACTTACCTAGGAATGAACATCAAGTACTTTGGCATCGAGGCTCATGACTCCTGTAACTTTGACATGAGTGTCAACTTCCAGACTGCCGCAGACTTCATCCACAGGGCCCTCAGTGAAGGAG gTATAGTGCTGGTGCACTGTGCAGTGGGGGTGAGTCGTTCAGCCACCCTGGTTCTTGCCTACCTGATGCTGAGACAGAACCTGACCCTGGTGGATGCCATCTGCGCCGTGAAGGAAAACCGCGGTGTGATCCCCAACAGAGGCTTCCTCCGACAGCTCATCAACCTGGACACCAAACTGTATGGCCACCTCCGCAACACTACCTACACTTAG
- the LOC106580573 gene encoding gamma-glutamyl hydrolase: MLLTVVLCLHVIFVPWSDSLPTRRQPGPVNNRPIIGILTQEVEDDVMKPFGKTYIPASYVKYIESAGSRVLPIRLTQSTDEYENIFKSINGLLLIGGSSDLETSDFAKVAGIFYRLALKANDAGDSFPIWGTCLGMQLLTCLVAGENLLTKTTAENMALPLNLTKEAHSSQMFQGFPIDVMKALSQEALTGNFHQYGVTVKTFKENEKLQSFFSILSTNTAENGAIFVSTMEGRTYPFYGVQWHPEVNRFQWDPKLNFPHSSDAVRVASLLAEFFVNEGRRSLHHFDQPEEEAVSLIYNYTPTYAGNFTGYEQIYFF, encoded by the exons ATGTTACTCACTGTGGTGTTGTGTTTACATGTCATTTTCGTCCCGTGGAGCGACTCATTACCGACGAGACGACAGCCGGGTCCAGTCAACAACCGACCGATTATTG GAATTTTAACTCAAGAAGTAGAAGATGATGTGATGAAGCCGTTTGGAAAGACCTACATCCCTGCTTCCTATGTAAAGTATATAGAGTCAGCAGGAAGTAGAGTGCTACCTATCAG GTTGACTCAGAGTACTGATGAGTATGAGAACATTTTCAAGTCGATTAATGG CCTGCTGCTCATCGGAGGTTCGTCAGATCTAGAGACGTCAGACTTTGCCAAGGTGGCAGGGATCTTCTACCGGCTTGCCCTCAAG GCCAATGATGCTGGAGACTCTTTCCCTATCTGGGGCACATGTCTGGGGATGCAGCTGCTGACTTGTCTGGTGGCTGGAGAGAACCTGCTGACCAAAACCACAGCTGAGAACATGGCCCTTCCCCTGAACCTCACCAAAG AGGCCCATTCCAGTCAAATGTTCCAGGGGTTCCCCATTGATGTCATGAAGGCATTATCCCAGGAAGCTTTGACAGGGAATTTTCACCAATATGGAGTGACCGTGAAG ACATTCAAGGAAAATGAGAAGCTACAAAGTTTCTTCTCCATCTTGTCCACGAACACAGCTGAGAATGGTGCCATCTTTGTCTCAACCATGGAAG GGAGGACCTACCCCTTCTATGGGGTCCAGTGGCATCCTGAGGTGAACCGTTTCCAGTGGGACCCCAAACTCAACTTCCCCCACTCCTCAGACGCTGTACGCGTTGCCTCCCTACTGGCTGAGTTCTTTGTCAATGAAG GCAGGAGAAGTTTGCATCACTTCGACCAGCCTGAGGAAGAGGCCGTGTCACTCATATACAACTACACACCAACCTACGCTGGCAACTTCACTGGATACGAGCAGATCTACTTCTTCTGA
- the rnf122 gene encoding RING finger protein 122 isoform X1, protein MHPFQWFNGCFCGLGLVYSNKSCTMPPITFQDLPLNIYMIIFGTGIFIFILSLIFCCYFISKLRHQAQSDRFGYREVVLKGDPKKLNLHGQTCAVCLEDFKVKDELGVLPCQHAFHRKCLVKWLEVRCVCPMCNKTIAGPPEQRNSIGTLLDELV, encoded by the exons ATGCACCCGTTTCAGTGGTTTAACG GGTGCTTCTGTGGTCTGGGACTGGTCTACTCCAACAAGTCGTGCACCATGCCTCCCATCACCTTCCAGGACCTGCCCCTCAACATCTACATGATCATCTTCGGAACAGGCATCTTCATCTTCATCCTCAGCCTCATCTTCTGCTGTTACTTCATCAG TAAACTAAGACACCAAGCCCAGAGCGATAGGTTTGGCTACAGAGAGGTGGTTTTAAAAGGAGATCCTAAGAAGTTGAATCTCCATGGG CAGACATGTGCTGTTTGCCTGGAAGACTTCAAAGTCAAAGATGAGCTGGGAGTGTTGCCATGCCAACATGCCTTTCACAGGAA GTGTCTGGTGAAATGGCTGGAGGTGCGCTGTGTGTGCCCCATGTGCAACAAAACCATTGCAGGACCCCCAGAACAGCGCAACAGCATAGGAACACTACTGGACGAACTTGTGTAA
- the rnf122 gene encoding RING finger protein 122 isoform X2, with amino-acid sequence MHPFQWFNGCFCGLGLVYSNKSCTMPPITFQDLPLNIYMIIFGTGIFIFILSLIFCCYFISKLRHQAQSDRFGYREVVLKGDPKKLNLHGTCAVCLEDFKVKDELGVLPCQHAFHRKCLVKWLEVRCVCPMCNKTIAGPPEQRNSIGTLLDELV; translated from the exons ATGCACCCGTTTCAGTGGTTTAACG GGTGCTTCTGTGGTCTGGGACTGGTCTACTCCAACAAGTCGTGCACCATGCCTCCCATCACCTTCCAGGACCTGCCCCTCAACATCTACATGATCATCTTCGGAACAGGCATCTTCATCTTCATCCTCAGCCTCATCTTCTGCTGTTACTTCATCAG TAAACTAAGACACCAAGCCCAGAGCGATAGGTTTGGCTACAGAGAGGTGGTTTTAAAAGGAGATCCTAAGAAGTTGAATCTCCATGGG ACATGTGCTGTTTGCCTGGAAGACTTCAAAGTCAAAGATGAGCTGGGAGTGTTGCCATGCCAACATGCCTTTCACAGGAA GTGTCTGGTGAAATGGCTGGAGGTGCGCTGTGTGTGCCCCATGTGCAACAAAACCATTGCAGGACCCCCAGAACAGCGCAACAGCATAGGAACACTACTGGACGAACTTGTGTAA